CAAGAAAGGACATATCTGGGCTTAAGGTGCCCATGAAGTACACTACGCTAGCAAAGAGAGTTTCCTCATTCTGTCAGGTGAGCACACTGGTATCTTGGTAGGGCCTCCAACCTGTTAAAAGGTAAATTTTAGAAGCGATAAACTCATGACTTATTCAGATACATAGTGGACATATgttaaatatgttatttttttgggagttctggtgtttgaactcagggtctcaggcagCCACTCTTCTACTTCAGCAATGTCCTagacctttttgcttcagttatttttaggatagggtcttTCATTTATGCTAAGGCacacctggactgtgatcctcctatttatgcttctcatgtTGCTGGGATGACTGGTGCATGCCACagcactcagcttttattggttgagatgggagtctttttttgcctggtctgtccttaaactgtgatcctccccatctcttcttttgcatgagccaccatgccagtcttaaatattttatgtatcttATAATTATCATCAGTGTCAGAGATTTAAAACTGGTTCAAAGGAGTATGCAAAGAAGAGAGACATTTTATAGATAGGAATAGTGAAGAAATTTTGCAAATAGATGAAAAACTGGCTTCTTCCAAGAAGGTGGAGGGAAGTTAACTGACTCTCTTCTGGGCAGAATTTAATTGTACATCTATAGACAAGAATTGTTTATATTACCATTGTTTTCTGCTAGTTAAAGTTTATCTTCATACAGGTGTAAAATAGTCCAATGACAATTCACATAGGATTAAAGTATCCCCAATATGCTCCAGTTTGAAAGAATAGAGTAGTCTGTGTTGCTATTCAAAgtcttaaaattttcttaagGTGAACATTTTTACCTACCTGTATTCCTGTACAATTATTTCCTTGTCATTGATATTTCATTAATTAGGATATCTACTGGATCTGTGATTTggtctgttttccttcccttttgcagatttttttcttctttattttagagatattttccatcatattccttgctattttctctttcatttgtttaGTTATTCTACTTAGGAAGTATCAATTATCTTTTTATTCAGTCATTGTTCTACATCTTTTACCTAATTGCTTTGGTACCTATATTTTTCTCCTCAGTACtttatcttaaaatttctttccttgctGGCATTTGATTTGcaatcttttgttctttttcttgcttctttcaAATTCATTGTTGTTAATTCAGTTCCTTAGCTAGACaacctttctttttaatttacctgtttttgtctttgattttatgAGATGCATATAGGTTTCTCTCTGTTACGTAGCACAGACTTGGGCTTTAcatcttttccttgttttatgtttttgtttggctggatttttactttgtttttttatgctgtattcattatttgtttttctccttttttttcacaCCCTTGTTTGTACAGTTGAggccatttcttatttttttgctcAGACTTGATATGGATATGTAGGTCAAACTTGGCATTTTTCCTGATACAATCTGGCTGATttccttctaaagtctttcccaCCTTTGTCTCTTCTTTGACTATACTTCCTCAGCACCTCTTCTGAGAAGTGTGTGttgtttctctctgcttctccgTAGTTAAAGGGAGAGCTCTTCTGGGGTGCCAGGCTTCCCTGTCTTCTTAGGCTGTGCTAGCTAGGTGTTTTGTACCAGCCTCACTCCATCCTGCTGAGGGAGTAGTACATTTTCATCGACTTCAGACCTCTTCCTTAATTCAGCATGGTGTCTTGGAAGTTGGTAGATCCTGGTGATTCCTCTGACTTCTGCTAAGGTTTTAAAACTTCTGTTGCTTAGGTATTTGCCTGTATTTTTGTAGGACATGCCAAATCAGATCTTTCTATCCAAATTAGAGGATACTTATTAAAAATTTCAACTTTTATTAGCTTTCATGTCATTCTCATTACTGCCTCTAGGCTAGGAGCCATCCTATATAGAATACAGTCTTTTTTCTgttcattattattttgcagtactggggtttgaacagggTGTCAGGCTTATTAGGCagtcactcttactgcttgagccactcctccagcctggtGCTATTATATTCTTTACCTACATTCTTCCCGTGACTTtagtaattaacattttaaatatatattaacagTTTCTGTATggtcatgtgtttttttaaaaaacaaaattatatgctCTTATTTTTAATAGAGAATATAACCTAAAATGAAGTAACTATTTTGTTTGGAAATTGGAAGGTATACTatagaagtttattttttcatcCAGTCAAATTTGGACTCTAGTTTTATTATTTGGACTTTTCTGTTATCATCCATAGCtcaaatttataataaaagtatttataaaaatgttacttTCTTCCAGCATAAAGTTATTGCCTTAATTAGCATATTTGTAATTGTTAAGAATTCTGTAGGAATCATGAATGGCCTTCGGGGTTTTTTTGGCATGTAATTACATAAGTTTATTCTTTCATATATCCCTGTAACTATCCTTATTTAGGAATGTttaatctactttcttttttttctcctcagattttatcaaattttaagGACAAATGTACTTTATAGCTCatggaagaaaaaatacaaatcaagacATTTTTGGGTTCCAAGTTGCCAAAGTATGGAACAAAATCTGTAAGAAGTACACTTCAGCCAATGCCAAGTGGGACAGCTGTTACTTTATTAGGAACTTCCAAGAGTAGTAACATCAAAAGTTACATCAAAAATAATGGCTCAGATTGTTCATTGTCCCATTCATTTAattggagaaaaacaaataaataccagCTTAGTGCACAAAGTACCGAAGAGCTTAACACTACTCAGAAGTCACATGATAAATTAATTAGTCCTGAAAAACATGCTCCTACTCAAGGAATATTTGATACAAATGGGGTAAAGGGAGGTTTGAAAAGTGTTTCTTTATTTACGTCAAAGTTAGCAAAGCCATCCACTATGTTTGTGTCATCTACAGAGGAATTAAACCAAAAGTCTTTTTCTGGACCATCTAACTTGGCTAAATTCACCAAAGGCACCTTATTAGGAAGGACTTCATATTCTTCAGTCAGTGCTCCAAAATCTCAGTTGAATGGATATTATGGAAATCGATCGACTGGTAGCATGCAAAGGCCCAGAGCAAACTCCTGTGCCACCAGAAGCAGTTCTGGAGAATGCTTAGCACAGTCCCCAGATAATATTAAATCTATTGCTTGTGAAAAAATGGTAAGGTCACAAAGTTTTTCACATTCCATTCAGAattcattccttcctccttcaTCTATAACCAGGTCACATTCCTTCAATAGAGCTGTAGATCTTACAAAGCCTTATCAGAACCAACAGATACCCATTAGAGTGCCTCTCCGGTCAAGAATGCTAGCAAGAAATTCCCGACAGTCAGAAGTACTCAATGGGAATGAACATTTAGACTGTGGATTTAATAGGCCTTATCCTGCTGGTGGAAAGAAGCTGGCTCTACCAAATGGCCCAGGTGTAACTTCTACTTTGGGTTATAGGATGGTTCATCCCTCTCTACTAAAATCCAGCCGACCTCCATTTTCTGGGACCATCACAGTTGATGGTAATAAAAATTCATCCATTGAGACATGTGTAGAGGAAGAAACTACAGTTTTGGCAAAGGACATTACTACTAATAAGGACCAAGAACTAATTGAAAATGAAAGTTATAGAATAGAAAATGAACAAACCATGAAGCATGATGCTAAAATTAGATACTTGAGTGATGATGTGGATGATATTTCCTTGTCGTCTTTGTCGTCCTCTGATAAGAATGATTTAAGTGAAGACTTTAGTGATGATTTTATAGATATAGAAGACTCCAGCAGAACTAGAGTAACACCAGAGGAAATttctctcaaagaagaaaagcatGAAACTGTACCATCAAAGGATGTATTTGATTCccctaagaaaaatgaaaaaggctTTAGtagaactgatgaatggacagATATAAGTGTCTCTGGTAAATATTcatattcttaaatttatttgCTTTCTCATTGATATTATAAGTGGACTTATACTTAGGACCATTTTTTGATAAATATCAAGATACCATCAATTTCACAGAGGAGACTGGATGTCTTATAAAAGGGACCACCAGAACCAGTGTTTTTCCTTATAAGAAGGCAGCTGTGAAATTAACTAATGTACACAGAGGAAGGGAGTTTCCTGGACAGtgtttaaaagtaaatatttttgaaagtattAAAGGAATATGATGATATAAGAAATGTTACAGAAGTGAAGGATGgtttggtgaattttttttaactacaaaatACTTCAGTAGATTATTTTTAAGACTGcctcttgattttttaaaatcatttagcaTTTAGAAAATGCTACAGTTATAAGTGCTAGTTTTGGCCAACTTTTTTTGTACTTAATGTATCAAATTATTCAAGCTTATAGTTTTAGAAATGAGAGTTATATCTTTgtgaattaacttttttttctctctctttaactTGCTTGAAGACAGGAGTGATTATACAAAACATACTTCTGGAAATAACTTGATTTCACCAGATGCAGATTATAGAGCTGGTTCTTCATTTGAACTCTCTCCGTCTGATAGCTCTGATGGGACATACATGTGGGATGAAGAAGGCTTGGAACCCATTGGAAATGTGCACCCAGTTGGCAGCTATGAGTCCTCTGAAATGAACAGCATAGTATGTATGGATTTACATTCCACTTTGGAGTATTTTGTTTACCTTTCTACAGAGACTTATGACATGGATTGAAATCATTTTTTTGAATTTATGGATTAACTTTTGTAGTTTTGAGAAATGAAAACTCATTAAAAAGGGACTGTAAAATGTAtcataagcacagagaatatatGATATTTGACTTGAGTATACTtagacacatatatacacatgtattcatcataatacatacatacatacatacatacatacatacatatgtacacactttATTAATCAGGTTAAGCTAGGCCAGTAGTTCTCAAGAAGGTAGTGGAGGAGGACaacatctggagacatttttggttgttgcaCTGAGCGTGTCATTTGGTGAGTGGATGCTAGGAATGTTTCTTAACATCCCTCTGTgcacaaaacaaagaattaatgcaGCCTGAGATGGTAGTTACGTGCGGTTGAGAAACACCCTGGGCTAGGCTGCTGAGGTACCATTCACACACCAACTCTGAGTGGCTTAGCAGTGTAACAATGACAGCTTTATGTTTTACTCTGAGGAAGTCTGTTGAGGTCTGGATAGTTTTCTATGACAGCTGTCTTTAGTGAACTAAGCTGCTTTGATCTTGGGGAGATTGACCTTTTTTTGAAGTCAGTTATACTGTGGCAGAGGAAGAGGTGCTATAAAGTCTCACTCATGCAGTTACTGTCTTTGACTTGCATGTGGCACTTAGCACCTTCACTAACAACTTACTAACCAGAGCTAATCACATGGACCCACCTGAGTATTAAGGGCACAGGAAGTGTAATTTTCCTACACGCCTTTAAGGCAAGGGAATCGGGTATAGGTAAGTGCTAGAAAACCTACCATGCACTTACATGTGGTTATGCAAGTAATGTGGATAACATGCCATATGAATAAAGTGTAACTGTGTCTTTAAAATGCCTCATTGTTAATTATTTATAAAGTATGATTTCCCGTAAAATAAAATGGGTGGTTTTTATGGATATATTACATTCCAAGTGGATTTCAGGAAATATACTCGTATaaatccatgatatggaaaaagtAGACATTATTATCAGAGGCTTTTAAAGTTGCACAGAGAGGAAACGCATTTAGTTTAGAGAGAGTATCTCCATCTCCTTAGATAAAAGAGGTAAAGATTGTAGTTAggactttgttttttcttatgaGGCCTATTTTAAGCATGAGTGAAGTGTATATGAACATTGTGTCCAGCAGATGGCAACAATAAGCCACCAGACATCTTCACAGGTTCACTATTTCTGTAACTGACAAAAATGACTTTTAGGAATGCATTTGGATTTACCAATGGTCCAGATATTCATGAGTTTCCTCCTTGACCAGTACGCTACTGTATAATGGGGTGGGAAACAGCGAAAGTGTTCATTCTGTGCTTTGAACAAGATGGTATCTCTACATCTTTCTCTTCTCATCTAAGGAGAAGATAGTCTAAAAAGGGGTGGAGAATTGATGGAAAGTTGAGAAAAGTGTGTTGGAAGTTatgtcagttttttgttttgagtattttaaCCTTTTGATAAGTATGTACCTGTGTAGAATTGTTTTCATGGTGAATtattctttgtcattattttttagtATTCTTAGGTCTCCTCTATACCTATTTATGCATTTTGCCTTAACATATCTTTTTTCCCtgatatttatttatgaattttccttccttctacaaTAAATTTTTGATACttaattatgattatttttaaaaataatcagtgtgtctgtttcactttttacttggggattgaactcagaccctcacaTTTGCTTGATACgtactctaccttttgagccacacctcaacccttttttgctttagttgtttttcagataggcacGTTTTTTGCCCAGGGACAGCCACAGattatgatccttctgcctatgGTCTCCTGGGTGGCTGGAATCATAGCTatataccactgcacccagcttgttGATTAAGGTGGGGtctttctcactttttgcccaggctggccttcaactatgatcctcttgatctccacctccttagTGGTTGGGATTATTGACTTGATCCACTGTACCCAGCCGAAGTATTTGTCTTTTATTCAGGGAGTTTAGTTaatttacatatgcatacattgaaGTTTATTGAACTTTACTCTgctgtcttattttatttaaattgtcttcctttttctgtttctcttttcataaaagttttttcttttttttttatattgttgtactggggtatattgtgacatttacaaaagtgcttacaatatattttagtcaaTTCACCACCTTCATCATATTATAGTTTGAATTAATAGCTCTAATTTAACCCAAAAAGAACTTTAGCATGTTCTCACTTTCCTTGACTTCTATAACAATGTTAATTCTAGTCCATGTTAAAATAAGAGGATTTCAGTCAAATTTATGTCACAAAGTTACCACTAACAGTTTAGTTCAAATCACTGGTTAACGTTCAACCCACCGGTTAATTTACCTAACGTTGTTCTTATAGCAAGACCCCTTGTGAAGGGAGCATCATGTTGATGTACATTTAGTTCAAGCTCCTTATCTTGTGAAGGACCCCAACAAATAGGACTTGACTAGTTTGTATGACACTGCTAGAATTCTGgctgtttatttctttaaatactaacagtattttgttgaggtataatttatacaCAGTACAATGCACGAGTCTTTAAAAAGCCCAGGGAATTTTAACAAATACATATACTTGTTTGACAATCATCCAGATTAAGttatagaatatttccatcacagaATGTTCCCTTTCTGTTGCTTTGagtcattcactcattctttctTGTTATTATGGTAGAGGAAGAGAGTGCTAGAAAGTCTATTGATTTGTATCATTGTAGATTAGTTTTGTCTGTCCTTGAATTCTATATAACTGGAACCATAAATTTGTACTATTTTATGAATGGCTTCTTTTAATCAGTAGTATGTATTGTCAGTTAtagttcattcattcttttattttttattatgtggtGCTGGCCTTGTCAAGCTAGGCAAGTTTgctgtcactgagctatatccccagctcttgTTGTATCTTCTTGTATCATATTCCTTTGTGTGaatataaaataagttattttaacCTGTTGTTaaggacatttaggttgtttttggTTACTAGTGAATTGCATTGCTCTATTTtgctgtatgttttttttttttttgtggaaatatGTGGGCAAAATGCATAGAAGGAGCCTTTGTTTAAAGGATATGCTTATGTATATAGATGCTGtcagttttccaaagtgacttAACTGCTTACAATTCCCATAGGTGGGAAATAATCATTCTCCAAATTTTGCTTTCTTGTCTGTACTTAGTGATGTCTTTTATTATGTTTGCTATTCTGGCAGGGTATAGTGGTACCACATTGAGATTTTGTCTTATATTCCATGATAACTACTCACTGACCACCTTCACATACATTTAATGGCCATTAGGATATCCTCTTTTGTGAGGtatctatatttttcttactgatttaaaattttttttacatattttagatGTAAATCTTTTTGTATAGATAGgtacataatatatgtatataaaatattttctgttatgtTTTCCACTTTTAGTTtgccttttaaatttcttaatagTCTTTTACCAATTTAAATTTTGTCCAATGTTTTCTTCTAAAGAATTTATTGATTCATATTTAACCTTCACATTTTAGTCTACAGTTCATTTGGAACTTGTTTTTTTACAAGGTATAAGATTAATTTGGGGGGAGGATCCATCTTTCTCACTTTTACCTACAGAGTTATCTATTATAAATCAGTGACTATATATACACATGTTTCTTAGCCTTTTGTACTTCCATTTAAATATTAGTATAAACTTACGGGTTTCTATAAAGGAATTGGAGGGATTTtgaatgggattgcattaaatttaaTAGATCAGTTGTAGTCACAataatcttttaatttcttaagatGGTATATTCCTCCATTTATTTGGACTTTAGAAGCTTTTTTGCTAATGTTTTGTACATTTCTGTAAAATGTTCCACATGTTTAATTTATTCTTAGGTCTTTGATTTAGCTACTATAAATGATGctactttcaaaattttattttcaaagcttTTGTTATTGCATATGCTACAAATACACTTGATTTTTGTGTCTCAATTTGTTTTTCCAGTAATCCTGgtaaattcattcatttgttagTCTGAATAATTTTCCTGTGCATGTTTTTGGAATTTCTATGTATGCTATGTAAAAGTCATTTTCCCTTCACCTGTTGTACTGGATAGGACCACCAACATAATGTTGAACTGAAATGGTGATAGGATTTCAGAGGGAAAGCTTTGATAGTTCACCATTAAAGTTTTTTCCCCCCAGGTGGGAGGGGGGCGAGGTGTATGTGCACAGAAAGGAAATACTGTTGGGTCATGAAAAGTTCTCATTCATTTGCTGAATTTTTGTTATGAATGCATTTTAATGTTTATCAGatgtcttctcttctctacatATATTGAAATTATTCAGTTCTTTtcccctcacccctgttagtgTTAGTGTGGTAGATACCATTGCTTGGTTTTTAGATATTAAACTACTTTTCTGTTACTGGAATATATTCTCTTGGTTGTAATGTATTATCCTTTTAAATGTTATTAGagttgatttgctaatattttgtattttttgtatctatgttcatgagCAATATTgttctgctttttaattttcctcttttttgtttggtaTCAAGCTCATGGTGGCTTCATGAGTTAAGAAGTGTcccctgttttccttccctttgaaaTTTGTGTACCACTGATGTTAACTGTTTCCTTAggtgtttaaaataatttactagAATTCAGTCTTCTTtacctggagttttctttgtgagagggtttgtttttgtttgtagtaTTATtattggtactagggtttgaactctggccttcctgcttgtgagacaggcactgtatcactccagccatgcctctggccctttttacttttagagatagggtcttgctttttgcccaggctggcctggattatGAACCTCCTAAATTGCTGAGATGAGTGGAGTGATCCCAGCATACCATATCCAGCTttataatggaattttttttttttttgggtgcctgagctggcctggaaccctgatcctctgaatcacagcctcctgagtagtttggaatgacaggcacttgccaccatgcctaggtgttaggtgagatggggtcttttgaactcccccccaccccctccccgtttggccttgaactgaggttctccttatctcagcttcccaagtagctgagccactggtgccctgctgtgAAGaggttttaaaaacagattttggCCCATTAAACtttatatgtaattttctttttatgttgatttttggAAAATTTGATCATTTCATCTAAACTTGTCCTTCGTTGGTAAAAGTTGTTCAGGAttaccttcctttttaatatctTTATAGTCTAATTGTGATGTCTACTTTTTCATTCCTAAAGCTACTAGTTgacatttgttcttattttcttcatttcgaAGAACCAATTTTTAGCTTTTCTGGCTCTTGCTTATTTCTTGTTTTACAGATTTTGGTTCctatcttccttttttctttttttggcggcactggggtttgaacccaggtcctcaatGCTCAATGCTTTACTAGGaatgcgctctaccacttgagccactctgccagccctttttttgtgatgttttttttcgagataaggtctcctaAATTATTTCCCTAGGCCTGGCTTCCAACCatactcctcctgatctctgcctcttgaatagctgagattataggttaCCTGgctcctttccttttattttctttcctttttaaaaagtttactgtgctctttcttttccacaattgtctttttttttttcttttttcggtggtgctggggtttgaatttagagaaGGTCTTGCACTGCTAGAccagtgctcttccacttgagccattcctttgCCCTCTGTTCTAAAATTCTTCatgtagaaaataattaattccttccattttgctttagtttactttgctttttccttctaaaattcTTGATGTAAaaagttcattgatttttttagccTTTTGTTTCCATTAACATATGAATGTATTCTCCAAATGAGAAGGTTTTATATGGTAAACAATGTATTCATTAAACACCCTCGTACTAAATATAACAGTGATGTTCTTTCAGTGtactttactttaaaataatgaattctaaGGCAAGTTGTGTAGGCCatcttcattttttaactttaatacatttatatatctATGAACAGTACTTAATATTGTTTTGTATGTATGTTTTACACCTTAATAAGCAATACACTATGTTGTCTCTTAActtcaattttatgtttttgtgatacatgtatatttatattacaagttgaattctcttatttttatgtggacataacttttttttctgtttctctgcttaTTGGCTTTTGAGTTATTCCTACTGATGTTGAGAAAGTATAGCAATACATATTCTTACTCAAGTTTCTTTGATCATATGTCAGAATTTCTCTAGATATAAATCTAAGAATAGTATTACAGTATCAGAAGATATGTGTATCTTGAACTTTACTAAACGCTGCCAAGTTTCTTCCTAAAGTCATTCTACCAGTTCATACTTTCCAGTAATGAATGAGAACTTGTTCTTCCTCATCTTTACCCCACTTGCTATTGtttgactttaaaattttaaccagTTTGGTATGTGTGAAAtgttatattgttttaatttgcatttacaccattattttttcatgttttcctacATTTGCTggctgttttgtttccttttaggtgaattcctcatttcttttgctgagtTTTAGTCCTTTTATCAAtaatagaatttaatttttttcagtgtgttATAGGTTCAGTCTGAACTCATTGCTTTTATCTTTGGTTTTTGTGTCTTTTACCAttcctaattttaaatttataattaaattagTAATCTTTAAATTTagtaatgtttatattttttctctgtaCTCCCATGTTGTACATGTGAGTATGATTAAAACATTCTTTCTCATCCTTGGCCATGaaggtatttatatatttatagccATTGTAGCATAATGAATAGGAGCCAAGGCTTTGGAACAAGCTAAATTCATCTACTTGCTCTGTGTCCTAGGattctctgtgtttctttttgtattaaatgagataactACCTCCAGGGCTGAAACTAGGGAAGTCCATGCCTGAATGGTATAACAACCATGTGATTCCCATGATACTAGTTGTTGAGTATTTTGAGTATAGTCATATACTCAGCTTCCTCCCATGTGCCTTTTCCTTTGCTATTGTGCTTTATGTTCTTTTGCCAGTATAAATTTTAGCTGTGAATGACTGTATCCTGAATCCTGTGTCTTCCTAGTGTGTCATCTAGCCTGGGAGTGGATTTGGGGATCTCcagcatatatttttattcattgcatGATAgtatcatttttttgtttatcatcctttatatttttgtaataatCCTTTGAAAAAACTGTACACCCATTACTGTCTCCTGTTTCAGACCCAAATGTATTCCAGAGGAGTAGTAAATTGACACTGATAGGTCAGGAACTAGTTTACTAATTACTGTACTCTTAGTCTGGATGTTTGAATTTATAGCCTTGTATCTACCAAGGATATATGAGCATTTTCATCTCAGTAAATCCTTAGTTCatacttaacttttaaaaatgagatacaGTATTTTTCTGGCAGATTTATCATAATATTTATGTATACAATATTAGCAAACACGTTCTCTCTGTAAACACAGTGAGCCATACTCAGAATCCTCTTTGCTGCAGTGCTGTGACCAGTATAAGAGCTCACATTGAAGAGAAGTTGAAGTACAATGTCACGATGACTGATTTCCTAACACTAAAATGTTTAGGAAGTAATAATTTTAAACCATCACATGGAGTGCTCTTATttttggaatgattttttttttaattaatttttttttttgtttgtttgtgaaaggatcACTTGTGTAgcataggctggcctggaactcatgatctacctgtctcagcttcccaagtagttaaaagcatgtgccaccatgcctggctggaatGATGTTTATAGGATGCCTAAAGAATATTTGAACCTAATGATCCCTGAAAGtgcctggctttgtttttctgtgcccTTTTTTCCTTGCCTTATTTTTACATAGTAGACAAGTTTAACTTCTTATcatttaaataatcattttatctatctatctatccatccatccatccatccatccatgtatccatct
The sequence above is a segment of the Castor canadensis chromosome 7, mCasCan1.hap1v2, whole genome shotgun sequence genome. Coding sequences within it:
- the Ccser2 gene encoding serine-rich coiled-coil domain-containing protein 2 isoform X7, with the translated sequence MEEKIQIKTFLGSKLPKYGTKSVRSTLQPMPSGTAVTLLGTSKSSNIKSYIKNNGSDCSLSHSFNWRKTNKYQLSAQSTEELNTTQKSHDKLISPEKHAPTQGIFDTNGVKGGLKSVSLFTSKLAKPSTMFVSSTEELNQKSFSGPSNLAKFTKGTLLGRTSYSSVSAPKSQLNGYYGNRSTGSMQRPRANSCATRSSSGECLAQSPDNIKSIACEKMVRSQSFSHSIQNSFLPPSSITRSHSFNRAVDLTKPYQNQQIPIRVPLRSRMLARNSRQSEVLNGNEHLDCGFNRPYPAGGKKLALPNGPGVTSTLGYRMVHPSLLKSSRPPFSGTITVDGNKNSSIETCVEEETTVLAKDITTNKDQELIENESYRIENEQTMKHDAKIRYLSDDVDDISLSSLSSSDKNDLSEDFSDDFIDIEDSSRTRVTPEEISLKEEKHETVPSKDVFDSPKKNEKGFSRTDEWTDISVSDRSDYTKHTSGNNLISPDADYRAGSSFELSPSDSSDGTYMWDEEGLEPIGNVHPVGSYESSEMNSIDILNNLESCDLEDDDLMLDVDLPEDAPLENVECDNMNRFDRSERNVRQSQEGFWKRPSQRWSGQEHYHLSHPDHYHHHGKSDLSR